In Phaseolus vulgaris cultivar G19833 chromosome 3, P. vulgaris v2.0, whole genome shotgun sequence, the sequence ttttagcctcattctccaattgtttagatgaaattgattgcatatccttggaaagttgtttcaaaagagatttcaaggatttcacctcacttttaagagatttagaggagtgagaagacatgactaaagctttgtgtttagaaatgttttacttttaagaaaAAGGAGGGAAgctaatgaaggtagttttccaggtaagagaggtgagtcacaatggactacttaaataccaagtctttgccttagccaaaaactatccctcaagaccttcacacaaatctttctttaggtaaatcacttgaaacacaatgaggatgtagaaatcaaattttgaatgcaagaaaacaatgcaaactatttaacaaacaaaacaaataatcaaAGCCTTAAACAAGActaaacaaaagcaattaacaaaaatattaacaattgctaattagaaaactctacactagtcggccctaggtgaggcttcttggacacttggagcccttaaagacacactcaccgtctcatcacgtaattaaagaagtaattaacacaagttaagttgcaaagaaaattaagaaaactccctttgttgatctttttttgttattggcacttccttggttgtcttttcttgttgggccctccaagtgtttgtggtgttttgagaaGTCTTTGTTTTTGCCTTTGCTTTTGTTCCCCTTAGAATTAaggacttaattctccaattccagcacctatcaagaagactagaccttactcaaatcaaatttccactcaaataagcaccaaaaGAGAATGAATTCtagcaccaaatttagaggccaaagaataaaagcaagaaacaatttaattggaaaaacagtaccacacaaatggagttagattgtgacaactagaaagagttccaagaaatattagacaagcaaataaaggtactcaaataaaggtaggcacacaaaatgaattctaagaatagcactagaatagatttcaaaataaaaaaacagcaccactggaaaattgttgtgggccagagaatGTGATTTTttccgatttatgctgagctgcccctttaagatttgattctgataatttatatgcaaaatattctagatcttaactaaattctggcgttggtttcactccaaacgcatgaacaatttttttttaataaatttttcaaattcagtgttcagttacgccgactgtagcgcccagatttgcacactgtttttaaaatatttatcattttttttctattgactcttttgagctgattctttttttgtattttctgtaacacctcaatcttgcataatccagagaataaaaaatttcctatgtagggaaaataattttcttaaacaaaacagccaacACAGAGTtatgtaaaacaggggattctgtaaaaactggaaaaaaaacagcaagagaccaaaagataaacacaatggaattgatgaaaaaggaatttgtgtagatctaaacacaaatatgaactcaaactaaaaataaaaggcaccaaaagatcaatatcACAGCAGTTTCAAATCAAGCAAaattacccaaaatcaagaaacaatcaagccaaacaaaggactactatgagttgatgacattgtggatgaacatgacttgacaaaacatatatggattcagaaattaaaagactcaaagagcataaaatgaacaaaataaaagtgcaataaagactcaaatacctaaaataaaaaacaacaactcaaggtgtatggaatcctatcacaaattgcacaaggattgttcaagatcaattgaacaaagtgcaccggttggatcttccaaatagcacaccaaatcaaagtaaaaattaaaaaacagcaagacaattgtggaaacaagatgaacaacatgaaataaagaagaactcaaaatgaaaagaccaagaactacttatctttgaagaacctatgctcatgataccaaatgatggcaaattcatggagctcttctcagaatcatgtgaaaaatggtgcgaaAGCTATGAatgtaaatgtgcaagatcctcctaggagctatgatgatcttgaaggtgcatgatgtgtatggaagtagggaggttcgaccaaccctatggtaggtgatgaaggtaaagattagatcctagaaactagggaaaagcaaagtacggcacaatgttggcagcataactttactctcattaatcttcaaaatacaagagctaggcatctccttttataggctaaggagacCGTAATTCTTAAGCTAAGTGCAAATGAAATGCTAGCTAAAtgtaatgtaaatgtgaagcacatgggtgcacatggtcctttattagtaaaggcttctagaaacctttagctaatcaaggttaatgcttccttaattctaatgtgcagaaaattaaacaattgtccacatggttatgctatttacacctcatttaaagctaaactacacttgatgggccttcacggaatatgtgtTATTTAGGCCTtttcccattcatagcttgatccaagtcttcttgttctagacgctcttagcttggtcttagacgctcctagcttgatcttagatgctcctagcttggtcttagacgctcctagcttgatcttagacgctcctagcttgatatttagacgctcctagcttggtcttagatgcttggcttgggtctagacgctcttggcttggggtctagacgctcttgacttggctcttgcctttcatggaaggttgtgcttggccctcttccatcaagaCCCTACTTAAGAAGAACTGCACTGTGAACATTactaaaagaatttttattccaatCATGGAGctcagttttcaacctttttaacttatgttgcaaaataaacataggacacCCAACAATCTTATTGtcccaagaatcatgaataagcttcagaCATGATTTGGCttgaagccacatagaaaagaaacaaaaattgctaaccttcttcaaagaattactagcaagactaaCAAGTATAGGGGAAAGATCagaacaaattttaataataacctAATAAGTACAAGAATCTCATTCATCCAGGCACACTCCGTTACATAACGCTCTATCCAATCATCTATGAATTCTATGCAACCTTCTCCttccattacaccaagtattaatccaatcaaggaattcattacaagaaacctggTTAGGAGCCACCCCCCTTTACAATCATCTACCTAGAGCAtaacattaaaatctcccataatacaccaaggccctatgaaggaactaagatccctccacaaaaaCCTTCTAGCCTCATATGTGTTATcaccataaacacctgcaaagctaaaatatttatcatgaAAATGGAAAGTTACAAAAATAAACTATTCATTTACCAAGAAATTTTAGACCAGATTAAGAACCGACAAACACTAAAACTTAGCAACTatattaacaataggagacgtagccaccaaatgcatattaataGATTTGAAAAGGACTTTAAGAGCATCAATGTACGACACCATAGgttcagcaagaaaaaccagaaggattttatgtagtttaaataaactaatcaacatctccacagttttgtggTTTCCAGTCCTCTAACATTtcagaaaaatgaagagaccttcattgcgacGTGTTGGAGAGAACTTGTTAGCAATTTTTTTGGATTTATcagtccccttaggtggtctctctggttttcttttagtgcaaACTATTTCCTCCCCTTAGGTGGTTGCAAAGGTTAAGTTTGACAAACTTTTACtgcaatattaatatttagaaaGGAACACccctatatttttatatatttttcctaATAAAAAATTTTAGTTTGATATGTgcaactaaattattttatcattttttaattaattttaagaaggattttttttattcaaaatcaaatttcaattaattaaattattttaaattttgttatctCTTCAAATGTGTGGTAtgataaaagattttttttcaaacaatataaaaagtatttagAAATTCAAAgcttaaaaataatgaaaagttttaaaaaggtgaaaatgaatttatttatattgtatacaatttttataacttttactTAACATCCCTATTTTATCCATAAAATAATATGcatgcaatatctaattaacataaatatatacaattatctcatactatttttcaaaatatatctcCCTTCAAacgaattttaatatatacacaaggtttaaaaacaaaacattcaaaataaaaacatctCATCCTTTGGATGCTCACTGAGGAGCTCCATCACATGCAACCTCATATGTTTCCGTATAAATACGAGATCatcatagataaagaaaataaaacacaacAAACAATAGAGTAGCGAGCTATAAAAGAatcttatataatttaaagttCAATTTAATAAACATAAAGTCATCAACTATCTTACATtttctcaaaccatcaagtgtctatcataATTCATCATTCACATTACTCATCTCAGACTTCTACTGACCAACATACTCAGACAcatgactctacttccggaagattCGTGCACTGACTTAGACTCAGATATTTGCACTCTGCACTTGTCATACTTAATGTGAATCCACATATCTATGTGCATAAgtaatctcaatatcatatagTATGACAtggttaactcatataacaaGTCAACTTAGTTATCTTTCAATCAACTTactcattcatatgaacctccttcgactctcaccacctaaataacttcatctatatgatttcattatatCATTAGAGTTAAGATACCTTCTTCTAAATGAATCtatagtcaatgcacatcctaaacaatcttaacacgatagtttctttcctgaaaatatcATGTATTGATTAAGATTTATATTTAACATCTCACAATATCCAAAATCACACAATTAAATCATACCAAAACTTAGAATttcaaaacacacaaaaatcCATCCAAGAATCacataaatatctaattaaaggatttttcaattaaatatacataaagcccaaccttttaaaagaaaagataaaaaattcagttttaagttttttttagtcTAGCTTGAGCAAAAATCATCTCGGTTGAGCGAGAATGGGTCTTGCCCAAGCGAAAGTTATATTGCTTAAGCAAGATTGAACCCGATAGCACCTCAAAATTTACGCCATTTTTGTTTGAGCGAAAATGGGTCTTGTCTGAGCGAAAATCGACTTGAGAGCACCCCGTCTTTTCACTCTATTCTTACTTGAGCGAGATATGCAGAAAAATCTACATAATTATGCCAAAAATACATGATTTCCACCCAATTTCATCATATATATACAATCTAATTTAACAATTCAaaacccatatatatatatacattttaacATGGTACTTATCAATTTACTCTATCAATATATGTCATCATTATATCAACCCAATTTAAATCGTTCAGAGTCAAACAAGAACAAATTCAATAACTCATTCACTTCAAGATTAACTTACAATATATCAACTATATAAATCAACCAATtattcagattcaaacaaaaatatttaccATAAATCATCCATATCAAAATCAATATATTCACATTTGATTTCAATAATATCCTACATTACTCAGAAATAATCAATCCTACAAACAAAACTTGAAACTGGTGACCATGTCACCCctacatccagatcttctaacctagggttgtatttgaaattaaaactaACTTCCCTTACTTGAGTTTGAGTTGGTGCTTACTAAGAGTTCCAAATCTACCTGCACCACAGAGTTATGATAACAAATCTAACTACATCACTAGAATCCTGAGCTAAGATGAACTAATTCTGAAGCTAGAAACCTCACATGCAACAATATCTACCAAGACAAACTTAACATTTCAAAAATTGACTCAAAGAAAAAAGGAGCAAAAATGAATTTATTCTGTCTAAAACTCTAATCGGGCAATCTTGTAGTATTCGCTGCCAGTAATCCAATGGCAGACTCCAATCGTCATTCTGATGACCGAGATGTTCAGAAAGTTAGAAAGAGAAGGCAAagaaaggaaaatgaaaaatttagagagatggtgattattttaaaatgaaacatgaataactgatttttctatttatatacttttctttaactttaataataaaatattctagGTCTTTAGAGAGGAAACTTGTTACAATGGTACATTGGTTATAGAGACATTCAACTCTAGCATGGAAATAGGTAGTACATGGCTGTATAAATGAGGTATAACTTAGTAGTTTactgaaattatttaaatgttcaTTACAATATTGttgtctttatttattttataaacattgaaaatgaataacttacaactattttttatttattttaggtatGGATGTCAGAAGTGGTGCTCCATTACTAAATCAAATTCTAAGATCAAGCAAAGAAAGCAATATTGATTAACATGTGTCTTGTAGTGTGTGGACATTAAGAAGaatatttattctttaaataTCAAGTTAACATTTCATGTCCTTTAATTTGGTATACTTTTTGAACATAAGTGAACTTTGATATACTTTTGAAATGAAATGAAtgaatatattttcttattataatgtattgtttaattattttattagtaattATGAAAAcaagtttaattaaattatgaGATTAGTGGTtatgaaaacatatttaattaaattatgaaaacatgtttaaatatatattatatattataatgttTAATATTCAAATTACGAAAGTTGTAAGTAACATATCATagttcataatttattatagtaATGACCATTACAAACGTCATATTTTAACATCAATAGTGGCGACATGGACTATTTCCTTGCATTGAAATCATTTTGtcaattaaaacaattacaaCAATTTTAACTAACATTTAAACGTCAATTTATACAAGGTGTTAAATAGTGGATGTTGTGGCGGCTTGCATAAGACCGTCATATTGTACTTTGTGGCAGCCAAATACCGCCACATATATGGTGATGTTTGTAAATGATAATTAGTTCCATTTGAAGCAACCATTTTACTATTGGCCTCCATCAATCAAGCAAGTCAAACAATCCTAAAACTATAACCAAAGAGCTCAAATGTCACTATCATGGGAAACCACAACACAATAACGATATAGAGGGACCCTCTGACCGTTAATGCAATGACAATAAATCCCTCTAACTTACAAGAATCTATGAGGAACAACAACAAATGAGCAACAATAGCAAATTATAAAGACACCAAGATTTTAACATGGAAAATTACTCAAAGTAAGAACAAAAACTACGAGTCATCCAAAGTAAAGAAATAGCTCCATTATGATTGACAAAGGTACAAAAGAGTCTCAATCAAGTACACAAAATGGTGCTAATCACAACatcaaagcaataaaatttacaaatagAGAATAAGGAAGGTAAAACCCCAAATACACATCTACCGTGCGAATTGAATATCTCCTCAGTCAGAGCTTGTATCAACGATCCAAATGAAGAACGAAGAACCAAGTATTTTGAAACAACTATCCAAATTTCAACTCAATCCAATGATGAATGAATATGAAAAAACGaaatttcttattattttagacCCCTCTCCACTCAGTGAGATATCAAATATGTTTCTCTATTTGAACTTTTTCTCTACAAAGGATCATAAGAAGGAAACTCAAAACCCAACTGTTactactaaaaaataattaaatttggaGATGGATTCTGAGGCTAAAAATTGTCACAGGACACTAATTTAGATATATGAAAGTCACTACAGATATTGACTTGCGTTACGTCTGATCTTTAACATTGAGGTAGGAAGATTGACAATGAAATTATTGCCATTCTTTATTCTTTATCCTCATTTAGTGGTTAGGTTCTATTTGAGTTGTGGGTACTGGGGTAGAAATGGAGGTGAAACACAAATCAGTTTCACAAGGAAATTCATAAGTAATGGTTATTAAAAGTGAGCATATAGAAAAATTGATTAGGTGAATATGTTGCTGCACAGGCTGCAGAGCAATAATGGAACTCTGTATATCACCTTCTTTCTTAGCACTTATGCCTATGAACTGTAGCTACTGCCGCAATGAATTTCTGGTTACAAATAAGACTTTTACTAGCTTTATTTCATATAGAAGTAAAATCTTCTGCACATGCAAGTTGCAGCGAAAGATCAAGAAAAAAGTAAACTGTATGGCGCCTATAGTAGTGGATGGCTTCACCAAAGAAATATGCCTAAACTTGTTTGGCTGTCACAAGTGCAACAGAGTGAAGTTTGCAAAAAAATGAAATGGTATTACTTACATGTACCCTTTTCAATTTGACACTATTCTTTGCATGTATGAATATGATTAAGGAAAATAAGCAACcaattaaaatcattaaatagatctcagttatttaatattgaaataaaGGAACCACGCAACTTGAGTAGCGCTGATAAATGTTTCCAATCAACTTGAGTAGCGAACGTCAAAATTAGCGACAAAGAAAGGTTTCCAATCATTCGTGATGCCTTGTTGGAAtgctaatatatgaaaaagataagaggtaatttttttttcattataaaatacTGGAACTAAATAGTATTGCTCTTCCCAGTGTTCATTTCAAATCATGTAGGAGCAACGAAGTAGCGTGAAAACGAAGAGGTGTTTCCCGTTATTGTCACATTTGGGTCTGCATTTGAAGAAACTTCCAATCATTGACGTGAGATAACATCAGCTATTAAACCATGTCTTGACGAAATTCAGCTTCAAAGAACCCAATTCCTAATTTAAATCAATGACAGATTACTCGTGCACACAATCACTAAATATTCAGTCCCcttttaaaacatatatttgCGAAGAACATGTTCTTGTACATAGAGCGAAGATGTACAAGAACATACACCTAACAACCAAAATGTCTGCCTTATTGTTAGGACTTAAAAACAGATCTATTAAGCAAGAGAGCCTCAAGCTCTGAGTATAATCtcaaataacttattttattcGATACGAGACTCTTAACATTGTCAACTCACCCCTCTGGGGACAAACTTTCACTCTATTGGCGACTTCAGTCACTTATCAGTATTAGGTTTACACCTTAATCAAATCTATATGTAATCTCTTTTGTAGTCTAACTCAATGAAAAAACCACTTGTTACGATTTAAACACAAGAGGAGAGCTAACTAAAAAGTCAGATTTATTAGGTGGAAGAGTCTTGAAATATCAAGTCAAGTAGTTCATCCTACTTAAAAGTGAGACTCCTAACACAAAGAGCGAGCTTAGATCAAGataaacacaaaaaaataaGCTAGGTCCCCCTCTTTTTCTTTTGCTGATTTACtgtaattaattttgaattgcaTCATGATCATGATTCTGATTACTGCCATTTCTTTAGCTCTGCTGTTGAATTGTCCGCGTGGTTAATTGATCAATATGAGCATGTCAACAACAAACTGTTAGATACACTCTTTCTAACACACAATTAACAGATAAAATTcattagaaagaaaataagaatcACAAGTGAAACTCAGAAGTGAGCCTTAACTAATAAAGTGCACGGACATTTTTCTTTGGTTAtaaatattttctgtttttaaaaCAGAGGAGGCTAGAGTTAAGGCTCCAATTCAAGAACCCGAACCAAGACACTACTCCAACGGAGAAGTCCATTTCAATTACCCAAACCAACAAAAGACACTACTCCTACAGTTCGGTTATCTTCCACACTCGCAAGAGGAAATTTGCCTGCACCTCTGAGTTGAATGATTAAATTTCATACGCATTGTGTGAAAAAACAGGGAGTGAAACTTCAAATTTTGGTCCCTAAAATTGAAATCAATCCAGTCCTGGACATTACTAAAGGTAAATTCAATCCAAAACAACTGATCAATTTTATTTCCTAATCGGCTGAGTTAGCAGATGTTGCTGGAAATACGAATATAACAAATTAAGGGATGGTTGAGACGTAAAGGattaaattttgtgaaaaaggCACATAAAGGCAAAAACAGGAATGCGATAGAAAAAAAGTATAATGTAATGTCAACGATTCAAAAAGACATAAAATGTAGCCATACAAGACATACTGAGTGGCACAGAAGGTAATATAGTCTGAAATTTATACATTCAGTGAAGGCTTCGAGAACATTAATGAAGACACAGCTTATTATGAAAGAGGGAAAGCGATGACGGAGTCCAATAGTTGAGTTAGTGGTGATTTTCGGCTTTCACCTGCAAGAGCGCAAAAGATAACAAATCATATTCGATTAACAGTGATAGTATGCGTGGATAATCAGTGAGTTTAATAGGAATAGGAAGAATAGGGGGAAACcctaagaagaagaagaagataagaGTACGTGAGCATGAGAATCGGCATTGAGGCGATCGTAGACTTGTTCGCCGACGAGATAGAAGCCAAAGGCGACGAGGGCGATGCCAAGGCCAGGGGTGGCGTGACGGAACTGATTGGTGAGCAAGGGATGCTTCCTCCACGCATCCCTTCTTCTGAAGAACTCTGCCGTATTTTTTCCCGATCCCATTTCCTCTTccaattctctctctctctctcctccccttttctttctttccatcCTTATTGGGCTCTCCCGCCCCAGGCCCAGTCTATTGTTATTCTTATTAGAACATATTTTAGAGATTTCTTACACCCCCATGATTTTTTCCCACACCCCAACACTTTTGAAACTGACATAATTATCCCTTCTGCATTCTATAATTCTCGGAATTtatagtttaaattttataatctaaaatataaattttgtattttgtactgtaaaaatcacaaattttaacttttaaattttataatctgataaatttttaaatttttaaattaaaaaattagtaaaaaatgTGAAAGactaatttatgtattttttaaagtatGGGATGTGAGACGAAATGCATGGAGATTGAGGAAGAATTTCcacatatttttattcattaaaaattaCAAGAATGGATGACCTAGACTTCCTGTACTTGACAATTTTTTACCTGCATCCAATCATCtttcaaatttccaaaaatgcttttcattctgaaattaaaaatcttgaattaaaaaacacattttgggaaagaaaatttagaataaatttttgtgTTTCAGAAGTGAAATTCCAAAATATAATTGGGAAACCAAAATCACGAGCAAGTTGACATAGTCTAGTCGACAGCAGTAGGGAAGGGTATGAGTAAGGCAAgtgaatcaaaataaaattggaaaaccAAAATCTTATTAAACAATGTGGAAGTTCCAGAAATACCAAAAAAGAATTTCGGATCTAAAAATATTATGAGAATATTAAATCCAGAATGTATTTTGATTTGCACCCTCcttcttattttaaaactaaagaggatatttttgttatttaacATAACGCATCGGGTGAAGGTTGAACAAGAtcgggtgcaagaagaaatttcTTAATAGAAGTGGGCCTTTGGGTTTTAAGTTGATGAAGCCTGTGAAGAAATAATAACGTTTGGTTGGAGGTGTGAGGAACAGTAAGGAAGAGTGAATCAGAGATGGCCGCCTTTGCAGTTTCctttcacctccgtctctgttCTTCCTCGTTTTCTTCGCCTCGACCCTTTCCACCGTTGATTCACAGACTCCCAAACACAGGCAAGTCACTGTACgccttctctttttctttcccTCTTCCTCCTTGTTTTCTGCTTCACTCTTGCTTCTTACACATTCCTCAGCTGCTCCTATTACTCAAATCGGTTCAAAGAGAAATGCAAAGTTAAGCCTCACTTCCTGCTCTGCTCAGTCTCAACCTCAACCTCTGCAAGTCAGTGCTTGGATTCAACTTCCATCATTACATTATATGACTGAATTAATGATGACAATGTGTTATGTAGGAGCAGACGGTGGAGTCTGGTGACGATGTTGTGAGAGAAAGAAGTGTGTCGGTTGTCCTGTTGGCCGGAGGCCAGGGCAAGAGGATGGGAGTCTGTTCTCCTTCTTCCTAAATTTCCTCTTCTCTTCAACCTTTTCtctaatttatttcatttttaattctatttcttTCCTATCACAGGCTGGCATACCAAAACAGTATCTTCCTCTTTTCGGTCAACCCATTGCTTTGTTTAGGTAGTCCTATAGTATCCtatctttatgttttatgtcATATGGCTTCAATTCTGTATTCAACAATCAATACATGCTACATAACTCATGCCAACCATATATTATTGCTTTCTGTGTACCTTCATCAACACTGCATTAACAAGTCAACTCTACTAGTTCGGATTTGTTACTCCACTCGTACATATGCTTTTATATcatcttttatttctttctgcTATAATGAGCTCCGGATATGCCAATGCTTTGCAGTTTCCACACTTTTTTTCACATGGTTCAAGTGAAAGAAGTCATTGTGGTGTGTGATCCTTCATTCAGAGAAGTTTTTGAAGGTTTCCCCCCTCCTTTAGCTTTGGTTTCTTTTTGCAAACCATGTACTTCCCTCTTGGTTATTAATAATCTTTTTTTCTCAGATGCAATGGGAAATTACCAAGCGGAACTCAAATTTGCACTGCCTGGAAAAGAAAGACAGGATTCTGTTTACAATGGCCTTCAGGAATGTGcagttttaaaaatcttaatgACGGGTTATTTTCAAGCTTTTTCTGTTATTTCATTAGTTTGATTCATTAGTTGGGAATGGGAAACCTGACATCAACCCCCTTCCTCCCCTAATAACAAGAAAAAACAATCTTAAATGTGGTTGGATAACCAAAATCTTGTTCGCTAAGACAACCATTTTCTTGGAAATCTTTCGAGATAACTATATAGTTAATTGCAAGGCTCTCAAATCTCAAGTTAACTACCAGAATCTTAAAAGTTTACATTTCTAGGTAGAAAAAACTAGTTAACTCGCTGCCAAAATCTTTTCTGGATAAATTTGAGCAGGGACGGAACTAGATTGAATGAGATTAATGAGAGAGGGGATATCGCCCATCTAATGCAGAAAATGTTTTCAGTACATGCACTAATGTTATATATTTGCCGCCTTGTAAATTCTCATCTTGCATCCTTTTTTACTGATATACAATCCTCAATCTTTTACT encodes:
- the LOC137806867 gene encoding NADH dehydrogenase [ubiquinone] 1 beta subcomplex subunit 3-B-like, producing the protein MERKKRGGERERELEEEMGSGKNTAEFFRRRDAWRKHPLLTNQFRHATPGLGIALVAFGFYLVGEQVYDRLNADSHAHVKAENHH
- the LOC137806866 gene encoding 2-C-methyl-D-erythritol 4-phosphate cytidylyltransferase, chloroplastic-like isoform X2, translating into MAAFAVSFHLRLCSSSFSSPRPFPPLIHRLPNTAAPITQIGSKRNAKLSLTSCSAQSQPQPLQTVESGDDVVRERSVSVVLLAGGQGKRMGAGIPKQYLPLFGQPIALFSFHTFFHMVQVKEVIVVCDPSFREVFEDAMGNYQAELKFALPGKERQDSVYNGLQAVDPNSELVCIHDSARPLVLSSDVRKVLKDGLSNGAAVLGVPVKATIKEANSESFVVKTLDRKTLWEMQTPQVIKPELLRKGFELVNREGLEVTDDVSIVEHLKHPVYITEGSYTNIKVTTPDDMLLAERILNNNSEENIVLPIHL
- the LOC137806866 gene encoding 2-C-methyl-D-erythritol 4-phosphate cytidylyltransferase, chloroplastic-like isoform X1, translated to MAAFAVSFHLRLCSSSFSSPRPFPPLIHRLPNTAAPITQIGSKRNAKLSLTSCSAQSQPQPLQEQTVESGDDVVRERSVSVVLLAGGQGKRMGAGIPKQYLPLFGQPIALFSFHTFFHMVQVKEVIVVCDPSFREVFEDAMGNYQAELKFALPGKERQDSVYNGLQAVDPNSELVCIHDSARPLVLSSDVRKVLKDGLSNGAAVLGVPVKATIKEANSESFVVKTLDRKTLWEMQTPQVIKPELLRKGFELVNREGLEVTDDVSIVEHLKHPVYITEGSYTNIKVTTPDDMLLAERILNNNSEENIVLPIHL